Proteins encoded within one genomic window of Esox lucius isolate fEsoLuc1 chromosome 12, fEsoLuc1.pri, whole genome shotgun sequence:
- the LOC105022408 gene encoding urotensin-2-like, translating to MTCNLLLAWTFLLVASVPLLAHPITDSAELPYLDPLSEVDGGAGTPDEQTFLPQDGRGLRYPSLLSELSKQGLSTAGLLPRQMKRDVFLDKQSLVNPLSRYFGIRKQFRKREGTSECFWKYCV from the exons ATGACGTGTAATCTGCTCCTAGCATGGACCTTCCTGCTGGTTGCCTCTGTTCCACTTCTGGCCCATCCCATCACAGACTCTGCAGAGTTGCCTTACTTGGATCCAT TATCCGAGGTGGATGGTGGGGCAGGCACTCCAGATGAGCAGACATTCCTGCCCCAGGATGGTCGTGGACTCAGATACCCATCCCTACTGTCAGAGCTCAGCAAACAGG GGCTCAGTACAGCTGGACTACTCCcaagacagatgaagagagat GTGTTTTTGGACAAACAGAGTCTTGTGAACCCCTTGAGCCGTTACTTTGGCATCAGAAAGCAGTTCAGGAAGAGAGAAGGCACCTCGGAGTGTTTCTGGAAGTACTGTGTCTAA